From Burkholderia savannae, a single genomic window includes:
- a CDS encoding GNAT family N-acetyltransferase, whose translation MPPVTLVVTDRPEPAQIDFIDAGLAAYNVERAGVNDERALAVFAKDPDTGELLGGLTGRTSLGLMFVDLFYLADALRGDGIGRAILRLAEEEGRGRGCGAAVLYTISFQAPAFYEKLGWRRFGEVRCDPPGTSRVFMTKTLR comes from the coding sequence ATGCCGCCCGTCACGCTCGTCGTCACCGATCGCCCCGAACCCGCCCAGATCGATTTCATCGATGCGGGCCTCGCCGCGTACAACGTCGAGCGCGCCGGCGTGAACGACGAGCGTGCGCTCGCGGTGTTCGCGAAGGACCCGGACACGGGCGAGCTGCTCGGCGGCCTGACGGGCCGCACGTCGCTCGGCCTGATGTTCGTCGATCTGTTCTATCTTGCCGACGCGCTGCGCGGCGATGGCATCGGCCGCGCGATCCTGCGGCTCGCCGAGGAGGAAGGGCGCGGGCGCGGCTGCGGCGCGGCCGTGCTGTACACGATCAGCTTTCAGGCGCCCGCGTTCTACGAGAAGCTCGGCTGGCGCCGCTTCGGCGAAGTGCGGTGCGATCCGCCCGGCACGAGCCGCGTGTTCATGACGAAAACGCTGCGCTGA
- the fabI gene encoding enoyl-ACP reductase FabI, protein MRLPNKRGLIIGIANESSIAFGCARVMREQGAELAITYLNDKAEPYVRPLAERLGSGLVVPCDVREPGQLESVFARIEREWGRLDFVLHSIAYAPKEDLHRRVTDCSQAGFAMAMDVSCHSFIRVAHLAEPLMANGGCLLTVTFYGAERAVEDYNLMGPVKAALESSVRYLAAELGPRRIRVHALSPGPLKTRAASGIDRFDALLERVRERTPGHRLVDIDDVGHVAAFLASDDATALTGNVEYVDGGYHVVG, encoded by the coding sequence ATGCGTCTTCCGAACAAGCGTGGCTTGATCATCGGCATTGCAAACGAAAGCAGCATCGCGTTCGGCTGCGCGCGCGTCATGCGCGAGCAGGGCGCCGAGCTCGCGATCACCTACCTGAACGACAAGGCCGAGCCTTATGTCCGGCCGCTCGCGGAGCGTCTCGGAAGCGGGCTCGTCGTGCCGTGCGACGTGCGCGAGCCCGGCCAGCTCGAAAGCGTGTTCGCGCGCATCGAGCGCGAATGGGGGCGGCTCGACTTCGTGCTGCACTCGATCGCGTACGCGCCGAAGGAGGACCTGCATCGCCGCGTGACGGACTGCTCGCAGGCGGGCTTCGCGATGGCGATGGACGTGTCGTGCCATTCGTTCATTCGCGTCGCGCATCTCGCCGAGCCGCTGATGGCGAACGGCGGCTGCCTGCTGACGGTCACGTTCTACGGCGCAGAACGGGCAGTCGAGGACTACAACCTGATGGGGCCCGTGAAGGCGGCGCTCGAAAGCTCGGTGCGCTACCTCGCCGCGGAACTCGGGCCGCGGCGCATTCGCGTGCACGCGTTGTCGCCGGGGCCGCTGAAGACGCGCGCAGCGTCCGGCATCGACCGCTTCGACGCGCTGCTCGAACGCGTGCGCGAGCGCACGCCCGGGCATCGCCTCGTCGACATCGACGATGTCGGCCATGTCGCCGCGTTCCTCGCGAGCGACGATGCAACTGCGCTGACAGGCAACGTCGAATATGTCGACGGCGGCTATCACGTCGTCGGCTGA
- a CDS encoding NADH:flavin oxidoreductase/NADH oxidase, which yields MAALFEPFQLKDVKLRNRIAVPPMCQYVAEEGVPNEWHHVHLAGVARGGAGLVIAEATAVSPEGRITPGCTGLWNDEQAAAFERSVDAIKAAGAVPGIQLAHAGRKASANRPWEGDDHIAAGDARGWQTIAPSAVPYGAHLSKVPHEMTPDDIARVKADYVAAAKRARDAGFEWLELHFAHGYLAQSFFSVHSNRRTDAYGGSAENRGRFLVETLAAVREVWPERLPLTARFGVIEYDGRDEETLAESIGLAKRFKQEGLDLLSVTVGFSTPDARIPWGPAFLAPVAERVRREAQLPVASAWGIDTPALAERVVKDGQLDLVMVGRAHLADPHWPYRAALELGVERASWTLPAPYAHWLERYRAA from the coding sequence ATGGCTGCATTGTTCGAACCGTTTCAACTGAAGGACGTCAAGCTGCGCAACCGCATCGCGGTGCCGCCGATGTGCCAGTACGTCGCCGAGGAAGGCGTGCCCAACGAGTGGCATCACGTGCATCTCGCGGGCGTCGCGCGCGGCGGCGCGGGGCTCGTGATCGCCGAGGCGACCGCGGTGTCGCCGGAAGGCCGCATCACGCCGGGCTGCACCGGGCTCTGGAACGACGAGCAGGCCGCCGCGTTCGAGCGCTCGGTCGATGCGATCAAGGCGGCGGGCGCGGTGCCCGGCATCCAGCTCGCGCATGCGGGCCGCAAGGCGAGCGCGAACCGGCCGTGGGAAGGCGACGATCACATCGCCGCGGGCGACGCGCGCGGCTGGCAGACGATCGCGCCGTCCGCGGTGCCGTACGGAGCGCATCTGTCGAAGGTGCCGCACGAAATGACGCCGGACGACATCGCGCGCGTGAAGGCCGATTACGTCGCGGCCGCGAAGCGCGCGCGCGACGCCGGCTTCGAATGGCTCGAACTGCATTTCGCGCACGGCTATCTCGCACAGAGCTTCTTCTCGGTGCATTCGAATCGCCGCACCGACGCATACGGCGGCTCCGCGGAGAATCGCGGGCGCTTTCTCGTCGAGACGCTCGCGGCCGTGCGCGAGGTGTGGCCGGAGCGCCTGCCGCTCACCGCGCGCTTCGGCGTGATCGAATACGATGGCCGCGACGAGGAGACGCTCGCCGAATCGATCGGGCTCGCGAAGCGCTTCAAGCAGGAAGGGCTGGATCTGTTGAGCGTGACGGTCGGCTTCTCGACGCCCGACGCGCGCATTCCGTGGGGCCCCGCGTTTCTCGCGCCGGTGGCCGAACGCGTGCGCCGCGAAGCGCAACTGCCCGTCGCGTCCGCGTGGGGGATCGATACGCCGGCGCTCGCCGAGCGCGTCGTGAAGGACGGGCAGCTCGATCTCGTGATGGTCGGCCGCGCGCATCTCGCCGATCCGCACTGGCCGTATCGCGCGGCGCTCGAGCTCGGCGTCGAGCGCGCGTCGTGGACGCTGCCCGCGCCGTATGCGCATTGGCTCGAGCGTTATCGCGCGGCCTGA
- a CDS encoding type 1 glutamine amidotransferase domain-containing protein, which translates to MKILVVLTSHDELGATGKKTGFWLEELAAPYYALKDAGAELTLASPRGGLPPVDPKSSDPASQSDATRRFDKDAEAQAALASTRKLADVSIDDYDAVFYPGGHGPLWDLAEDRHSIALIERAIATDKPVAAVCHAPGVLRNVKGPSGASLVKGRNVTGFSNSEEAAVELTEVVPFLVEDMLKSSGGHYSRAADWAPHVVVDGLLVTGQNPASSEPVAEALLELLEQ; encoded by the coding sequence ATGAAGATTCTCGTAGTCCTGACTTCGCACGACGAGCTCGGCGCGACCGGCAAGAAAACCGGCTTCTGGCTCGAGGAGCTGGCCGCGCCGTACTACGCGCTGAAGGACGCGGGCGCCGAGCTGACGCTCGCGTCGCCGCGCGGCGGGCTGCCGCCCGTCGATCCGAAGAGCAGCGATCCGGCGTCGCAGTCCGACGCGACGCGCCGTTTCGACAAGGACGCCGAAGCGCAGGCCGCGCTTGCGTCGACGCGCAAGCTCGCCGACGTGTCGATCGACGATTACGACGCCGTGTTCTACCCGGGCGGCCACGGCCCGTTGTGGGATCTCGCCGAGGACCGTCATTCGATCGCGCTGATCGAGCGCGCGATCGCGACGGACAAGCCGGTCGCGGCCGTTTGCCACGCGCCCGGCGTGCTGCGCAACGTGAAGGGCCCGTCGGGCGCGTCGCTCGTGAAGGGCCGCAACGTCACGGGCTTCTCGAACAGCGAGGAGGCGGCCGTCGAGCTCACCGAGGTCGTGCCGTTCCTCGTCGAAGACATGCTGAAGTCGAGCGGCGGCCATTACTCGCGCGCGGCCGACTGGGCGCCGCACGTGGTCGTCGACGGGCTGCTCGTCACCGGGCAGAACCCGGCGTCGTCGGAGCCCGTCGCCGAGGCGCTGCTCGAGCTGCTCGAGCAGTAA
- a CDS encoding TetR/AcrR family transcriptional regulator: protein MNAAATTADVRQHILDTAKPIMLCKGFTGVGLNEILAAAGVPKGSFYHYFGSKEAFGEAILESYFADYLAHLDALLVRGSGPAADRLMRYWGQWQQMQAGNDPEGKCLVVKLGAEVCDLSEAMRVALERGTSQIVARLAACIAAAFEDGSLKVDLDPRQTAAMLYELWVGATLIEKIWRSGEPLAIAMATTRRILGLPGAR from the coding sequence ATGAACGCAGCAGCCACCACCGCCGACGTCCGGCAGCACATCCTCGACACCGCCAAGCCCATCATGCTCTGCAAGGGCTTCACGGGCGTCGGCCTGAACGAGATTCTGGCGGCGGCCGGCGTCCCGAAGGGGTCGTTCTACCATTATTTCGGGTCGAAAGAGGCATTCGGCGAGGCGATCCTCGAGTCCTACTTCGCCGACTACCTCGCGCACCTTGACGCGTTGCTCGTGCGCGGCTCCGGCCCCGCGGCAGACCGGCTGATGCGCTACTGGGGCCAGTGGCAGCAGATGCAGGCGGGCAACGACCCCGAAGGCAAGTGCCTCGTCGTGAAGCTCGGCGCGGAAGTCTGCGATCTGTCCGAAGCGATGCGCGTGGCGCTCGAGCGCGGCACGTCGCAGATCGTCGCGCGGCTCGCCGCGTGCATCGCGGCGGCGTTCGAAGACGGTTCGCTGAAGGTCGATCTCGACCCGCGGCAGACGGCCGCGATGCTGTACGAGCTGTGGGTCGGCGCGACGCTGATCGAAAAGATCTGGCGCAGCGGCGAGCCGCTCGCGATCGCGATGGCGACCACCCGGCGCATCCTCGGTTTGCCGGGAGCACGCTGA
- a CDS encoding helix-turn-helix domain-containing protein: MGIAAQLLEETELRLGEIASRVGYGSEFSFSRAFKLARGVSPVQYRRERQGYMATGEHELGSVAP; the protein is encoded by the coding sequence ATGGGCATTGCTGCACAGCTGCTGGAGGAAACCGAGCTACGGCTGGGTGAAATCGCGTCGCGCGTTGGTTATGGGTCGGAATTTTCTTTCAGCCGCGCATTCAAGTTGGCGCGCGGCGTCTCGCCGGTCCAATACCGTCGGGAACGGCAAGGCTACATGGCAACCGGCGAGCACGAGCTTGGATCGGTTGCGCCATAG
- a CDS encoding DHA2 family efflux MFS transporter permease subunit, with product MSLPPKDSPPVSTAGDGQADRLASGVWKVVCVAAIGSFMAQLDATVVNVSLASLAADLHVSLSAIQWVTSGYLLALALTLPLNGWLVDRIGAKALYLWCFAAFTLSSTLCGLAWSANSLVAFRIVQGMSGGLLAPMAQMMIARAAGKQMAQVISVAALPVLLAPLLGPVVAGAIVQFASWRWLFLINLPVGVLALALAAAFLSDDRQETRPRGLDLLGLTLLSPGLVLFLYGSDHLGERIGVVALAVSVVMFALFCRMAQAKGDAALIDLRLLKGKVFSTSIATMFMVNGVSFAGQMLIPVYLVRACGLSPGRTGWLLAPLGLGMMCAYPFMGRLTKRFGIRKLAACGALTALAGTLPLVFLSRHGLVVSVLAASLFIRGVGVSAIGIPSIASGYASVARQDLPMATTAMNIVQRLGGPTLTTLCATFLGWRLSGAPDTATTSGAFVAAFSLLCALHALLFLVTLRLPWMVPHSGAALQSSAADSRPA from the coding sequence ATGAGTTTGCCGCCGAAGGACAGCCCCCCGGTGTCGACTGCGGGCGACGGTCAAGCCGATCGCCTCGCTTCCGGCGTGTGGAAAGTGGTCTGTGTCGCGGCCATCGGCTCCTTCATGGCGCAACTCGACGCTACTGTCGTCAACGTATCGCTCGCGAGCCTTGCCGCCGATCTGCACGTCAGCCTTTCTGCGATCCAGTGGGTGACGAGCGGCTATCTGCTGGCGCTCGCGCTGACGCTTCCGCTCAATGGCTGGCTCGTCGATCGCATCGGCGCCAAGGCCCTCTATCTCTGGTGCTTCGCGGCCTTTACCCTCTCTTCGACACTGTGCGGGCTGGCATGGTCCGCGAATTCACTGGTGGCCTTCCGTATCGTCCAGGGCATGAGCGGCGGCCTGCTCGCGCCGATGGCGCAGATGATGATCGCCCGCGCCGCTGGCAAGCAGATGGCGCAGGTGATCAGCGTCGCCGCGTTGCCGGTCCTGCTCGCGCCTCTCTTGGGGCCCGTCGTCGCCGGCGCGATCGTCCAATTCGCCTCCTGGCGTTGGCTTTTCCTCATCAACCTGCCGGTCGGCGTCCTGGCGCTCGCACTGGCGGCGGCATTCCTGTCCGATGATCGGCAGGAGACACGGCCGCGCGGCCTCGACCTGCTCGGGCTGACCCTGCTATCGCCGGGGCTGGTGCTGTTCCTTTACGGTTCGGATCATCTGGGCGAGCGCATCGGTGTCGTCGCCCTGGCTGTCTCCGTCGTGATGTTCGCGCTGTTCTGCCGTATGGCGCAGGCCAAGGGTGACGCCGCGCTGATCGACCTTCGGCTGCTCAAGGGCAAGGTGTTTTCCACGTCGATCGCCACCATGTTCATGGTCAACGGCGTCTCCTTCGCAGGCCAGATGCTGATTCCGGTCTATCTGGTCCGCGCCTGCGGTCTGTCGCCAGGCCGAACCGGCTGGCTGCTTGCGCCTCTGGGATTGGGCATGATGTGCGCCTATCCATTCATGGGCCGTCTCACGAAGCGGTTCGGCATTCGCAAGCTCGCGGCCTGCGGCGCGCTCACGGCTCTGGCAGGGACTCTGCCGCTCGTCTTCCTGTCCCGGCACGGCCTGGTCGTCTCCGTCCTGGCGGCGAGCCTCTTCATCCGGGGTGTCGGTGTCAGCGCCATCGGCATTCCGTCGATCGCGTCGGGCTATGCGTCAGTGGCGCGCCAGGATCTGCCGATGGCGACGACCGCCATGAACATCGTTCAGCGCCTGGGCGGCCCGACGTTGACGACACTCTGCGCGACCTTCCTGGGGTGGCGTTTGTCGGGCGCGCCCGATACCGCGACGACGTCCGGCGCCTTCGTCGCGGCGTTCAGCCTGCTTTGCGCTCTGCACGCGCTGCTGTTCCTCGTCACTCTCCGGCTGCCCTGGATGGTTCCTCACTCGGGCGCGGCGCTCCAATCTTCCGCCGCGGATTCGCGGCCTGCCTGA
- a CDS encoding isochorismatase family protein: MSVTTLDPRTALVAIDLQKGIAGLPVAHPIGGVLACAAALTAAFRNRGLPVVLVNVTGAAPGRTERSYSLEGLPADWADLVPELNAQPDDLLVTKRTWGAFTNTDLEARLKALGVTQLVLAGVATSIGVESTARHAYELGFNVTLALDAMTDMSLEAHDNSVARIFPRLGETGSTQAIVSLLDRV, from the coding sequence ATGAGCGTAACGACCCTCGACCCGAGAACGGCACTGGTCGCCATCGATCTTCAGAAAGGCATCGCCGGGCTGCCGGTCGCCCATCCCATCGGCGGCGTCCTCGCGTGCGCCGCTGCCTTGACCGCCGCGTTCCGGAACCGCGGTTTGCCGGTCGTGCTGGTCAACGTCACGGGCGCCGCACCCGGCCGGACCGAACGAAGCTACAGCCTCGAAGGCTTGCCGGCGGATTGGGCGGATCTCGTGCCTGAGTTGAACGCGCAGCCTGACGACCTGCTGGTGACCAAGAGGACGTGGGGCGCTTTCACCAATACCGATCTCGAGGCACGGTTGAAGGCTCTTGGCGTTACCCAGTTGGTGCTCGCCGGGGTCGCCACCAGCATCGGCGTGGAATCGACCGCCCGCCACGCCTATGAACTCGGGTTCAACGTCACCCTGGCGCTGGACGCGATGACCGACATGAGCCTCGAGGCGCACGATAACAGCGTCGCCCGGATATTTCCGCGATTGGGCGAAACGGGCTCCACGCAGGCGATCGTCAGCCTTCTTGATCGCGTATGA
- a CDS encoding MarR family winged helix-turn-helix transcriptional regulator encodes MTRSPISDPSLELTVTDLTLAIGQLVRRLRSEANPGELNLSQSSVLARLEREGPMTTADLARAESMKPQSMKSILAGLEEEGSVERRPHPTDGRQILFAATLKGLEERRRHTVAKREWLIAALAGFDRTEIQTLAAAIPLIRRLGDS; translated from the coding sequence ATGACTCGTTCACCCATATCCGATCCTTCGCTGGAACTCACCGTCACTGACCTGACGTTGGCGATTGGCCAACTGGTGCGCAGGCTTCGCTCGGAAGCCAATCCCGGCGAACTCAACTTGTCCCAGTCGAGCGTGCTGGCGCGGCTGGAACGTGAAGGCCCGATGACGACGGCCGATCTTGCACGCGCGGAATCGATGAAGCCCCAGTCGATGAAGTCGATTCTGGCCGGCCTCGAAGAAGAGGGGAGCGTCGAGCGCCGGCCTCATCCGACCGACGGCCGCCAGATACTGTTCGCGGCCACTTTGAAGGGTCTTGAAGAGCGTCGGCGGCATACCGTGGCCAAGCGCGAATGGCTGATCGCGGCGCTTGCGGGCTTCGACCGGACGGAGATCCAGACGCTCGCCGCGGCTATTCCGCTTATCAGGCGGCTCGGCGACTCTTAA
- a CDS encoding MASE1 domain-containing protein, with product MNNKRYRTELVAALLWAALYLATGYISHAFNGPVRQTGYIWLPAGVTIGAFMLRPVREWPTLAAAFLAAQLALTGIEHGNLFNAALFTIDEVGAAALAVGFVRRIRFSLEGLYFLRSVILAGVIAGVLGAIGGAAWYALVNGASFIDVGLVWAASDFVGVLLVTPVLASWSRFRAHRSGDHERFDLMLGFVAFALVVIGAFAIFDGDSASKFGIGAGFAMTYIPLFLTVAVALLLGGRAGSSSVLALALIVIMQTAQGDGPFASLDAHHGRSLLEAQLYLAVASLLVLTVSTLKTTRERVHEHAAVLQNNMELALASAGQIAYVLDPQSGRIDWSGDVERVFGVGVGASQIASVSRVLERVHPGDRDALRDYWRAEIAGEERASLSLRVVRRDGGTQTITDHGAPLLDSNVDVTVVAGVWQIERVWPADE from the coding sequence ATGAACAACAAGCGTTACCGGACGGAACTCGTCGCCGCGCTGCTCTGGGCGGCGCTGTATCTCGCGACCGGCTACATCTCGCACGCGTTCAACGGCCCCGTGCGGCAGACGGGCTACATCTGGCTGCCGGCCGGCGTCACGATCGGCGCGTTCATGCTGCGCCCCGTGCGCGAATGGCCGACGCTGGCCGCCGCGTTCCTGGCCGCGCAGCTCGCGCTGACGGGCATCGAGCACGGCAACCTGTTCAACGCGGCGCTGTTCACGATCGACGAGGTCGGCGCGGCCGCGCTCGCGGTAGGGTTCGTGCGGCGCATCCGTTTCTCGCTCGAAGGCCTGTATTTCCTGCGCTCGGTGATCCTGGCCGGCGTGATCGCGGGCGTGCTCGGCGCGATCGGCGGAGCGGCCTGGTACGCGCTCGTCAACGGCGCGTCGTTCATCGACGTCGGCCTCGTGTGGGCCGCGTCCGATTTCGTCGGCGTGCTGCTCGTCACGCCGGTGCTCGCGTCGTGGTCGCGCTTCCGCGCGCATCGCTCGGGCGATCACGAACGCTTCGACCTGATGCTCGGCTTCGTCGCGTTCGCGCTGGTCGTGATCGGCGCCTTCGCGATCTTCGATGGCGACAGCGCGTCGAAATTCGGCATCGGCGCCGGCTTCGCGATGACCTACATCCCGCTGTTCCTGACCGTCGCGGTGGCGCTGCTGCTGGGCGGCCGCGCAGGCTCATCGTCGGTGCTCGCGCTCGCGCTGATCGTGATCATGCAGACCGCGCAGGGCGACGGCCCGTTCGCGTCGCTCGACGCGCATCACGGCCGTTCGCTGCTCGAGGCCCAGCTCTATCTCGCGGTTGCGTCGCTGCTGGTGCTGACGGTGAGTACGCTGAAAACGACCCGAGAACGCGTGCACGAACACGCGGCGGTACTGCAGAACAATATGGAGCTCGCGCTCGCGAGCGCCGGCCAGATCGCGTACGTGCTCGATCCGCAATCCGGGCGAATCGACTGGAGCGGCGACGTCGAGCGCGTATTCGGCGTCGGCGTCGGCGCCTCGCAGATCGCAAGCGTATCGCGCGTGCTCGAACGCGTGCACCCCGGCGACCGCGACGCGCTGCGCGACTACTGGCGCGCCGAGATCGCGGGCGAGGAGCGCGCGTCGCTGTCGCTGCGCGTCGTGCGGCGCGACGGCGGCACGCAGACGATCACCGACCACGGCGCGCCGCTGCTCGACTCGAACGTCGACGTGACGGTCGTCGCGGGCGTCTGGCAAATCGAGCGCGTGTGGCCGGCGGACGAATGA
- a CDS encoding alpha/beta hydrolase — MTGQTGILLIHGLGGTQYDLGSLHKAMRRAGGDTHMITLPGHGTRPEDLVGVRAEAWLDAVAEQYRALEGEYETLHVAGMCMGALVALLLCQRVRHARGRLALLATPMFIDGWSTPWYRSLRHLLYRVPGVSERLRVDEGEPFGIKNPTIRAIVKKKFERQDNFHYPWVPLACIRQVDRMRNWAHAAAADTQCPTLVLHAREDELTSLRSADFLLKRLPDARGIVLENSYHMICADNDRDEVARQVLTFFGFDPSHAASPAMARRMRRVEP, encoded by the coding sequence ATGACCGGCCAGACCGGCATTCTGCTGATCCACGGGCTCGGCGGGACGCAGTACGATCTCGGCTCGCTGCACAAGGCGATGCGCCGGGCGGGCGGCGACACGCACATGATCACGCTGCCGGGGCACGGCACGCGCCCCGAGGATCTCGTCGGCGTGCGCGCGGAAGCGTGGCTCGACGCGGTCGCCGAGCAGTATCGCGCGCTCGAGGGCGAGTACGAGACCCTGCATGTCGCGGGCATGTGCATGGGCGCGCTCGTCGCGCTGCTGCTGTGCCAGCGCGTGCGGCATGCGCGCGGGCGGCTCGCGTTGCTGGCTACGCCGATGTTCATCGACGGCTGGTCGACGCCCTGGTATCGATCGCTCAGACATCTGCTGTATCGCGTGCCGGGCGTGTCGGAGCGGCTACGCGTCGACGAGGGCGAGCCGTTCGGCATCAAGAATCCGACGATTCGCGCGATCGTGAAGAAGAAGTTCGAGCGTCAGGACAATTTCCACTACCCATGGGTGCCGCTTGCGTGCATTCGCCAGGTCGACCGGATGCGCAACTGGGCGCACGCGGCCGCAGCCGACACGCAATGTCCGACGCTCGTGCTGCACGCGCGCGAGGACGAGCTGACGAGCCTGCGCTCGGCCGACTTCCTGCTGAAGCGCTTGCCCGACGCGCGCGGGATCGTGCTGGAGAACAGCTACCACATGATCTGCGCGGACAACGATCGCGATGAGGTCGCCCGGCAGGTTCTGACGTTTTTCGGCTTCGATCCGTCGCACGCGGCGAGCCCGGCGATGGCGCGCAGGATGCGGCGGGTCGAACCGTGA
- a CDS encoding immunity protein Imm33 domain-containing protein: protein MDFRSLFRAPGSQQAARRSNAAVHRTVGCKQFGHPEFRIQVDDRAIPAQDANWLLRHFEHRVAEGERFRAGETRQIGWMLTMIEAGACGFLRVMEPDMKAIPIKFVDSANNTLKHLRSQKDVAESIAADRQPDFPSLRQSAVAHVEYKRAGRVLMTRAAACDTDSGWSLTDLADEAGSQDPARFVRISLYQLGIDRADLIRFLALPPGLQVVGGDPTIHVMGPEGEIRPAPGSYLDALNKLRARRHVE, encoded by the coding sequence ATGGACTTTCGCTCGCTGTTCCGGGCGCCCGGCTCGCAACAAGCTGCGCGGCGCTCAAACGCCGCCGTTCATCGAACCGTCGGTTGCAAACAGTTCGGCCATCCGGAATTCCGGATTCAGGTTGACGACCGCGCGATCCCGGCTCAGGACGCCAATTGGCTGCTACGCCATTTCGAGCATCGCGTCGCCGAAGGCGAGCGGTTCCGCGCCGGAGAAACGCGGCAAATCGGCTGGATGCTGACCATGATCGAGGCCGGGGCGTGCGGCTTTCTGCGCGTCATGGAACCCGACATGAAGGCGATTCCGATCAAGTTCGTCGATTCGGCCAACAACACGCTGAAGCACCTGCGCAGTCAGAAAGACGTCGCCGAAAGCATCGCCGCGGATCGGCAACCGGACTTTCCGTCGCTACGACAAAGCGCCGTGGCGCACGTCGAATACAAGCGTGCCGGCCGCGTGCTGATGACGCGCGCCGCTGCTTGCGATACGGACTCGGGCTGGTCGCTCACGGATCTGGCCGACGAAGCCGGTTCGCAAGATCCCGCGCGGTTCGTCAGGATTTCGCTCTATCAATTGGGTATCGACAGAGCCGACCTGATCAGATTCCTTGCGTTGCCGCCCGGCCTCCAAGTGGTCGGCGGCGATCCGACGATCCATGTGATGGGACCTGAAGGCGAGATTCGACCTGCACCCGGTTCGTATCTGGATGCGTTGAACAAGCTCCGTGCGCGACGTCACGTCGAATGA
- a CDS encoding DUF3455 domain-containing protein: MTTALLTLAPLAAHAAPPPSNLIPQDAAQAQTTTAAGVQIYACEYDANHRLAWTFQHPEATLYDPSGTAAIRHGAGPSWEARDGSRIVGEKIADAPSPNADSIPQLLLSTHATASGSLASVRYVQRLDTKGGAAPATPCTAEHQLGSSPYYARYVFWK, from the coding sequence ATGACGACGGCGCTGCTGACATTGGCGCCCCTGGCCGCCCACGCGGCCCCGCCTCCATCGAACCTCATTCCCCAGGACGCCGCCCAAGCCCAGACCACGACCGCCGCCGGCGTTCAGATCTACGCCTGCGAGTACGACGCCAACCACCGTCTGGCATGGACCTTCCAGCACCCCGAAGCCACGCTCTACGACCCCTCCGGCACTGCCGCGATCCGGCACGGCGCGGGCCCGTCATGGGAAGCGCGCGACGGCAGCCGCATCGTCGGCGAGAAGATCGCCGATGCGCCCAGCCCAAACGCGGACAGCATTCCGCAGTTGCTGCTGTCGACGCACGCGACCGCGAGCGGCTCGCTCGCGTCCGTGCGCTACGTGCAGCGTCTCGACACGAAAGGCGGCGCCGCACCCGCCACGCCGTGCACGGCCGAGCATCAACTCGGCAGTTCGCCGTACTACGCGCGATACGTCTTCTGGAAGTGA